A stretch of Brassica napus cultivar Da-Ae chromosome C6, Da-Ae, whole genome shotgun sequence DNA encodes these proteins:
- the LOC125575286 gene encoding sucrose transport protein SUC1-like: MGAFETEKTAKDAAVVETQSPEEDFDQPSPLRKIISVASIAAGLQFGWALQLSLLTPYVQLLGIRHKWSSLIWLCGPVSGMIVQPIVGYHSDRCTSRFGRRRPFIAAGAALVAVAVFLIGYAADIGHKMGDKLEQKTPRVRAIGIFAFGFWILDVANNTLQGPCRAFLADLSAGDAKRTRVANGFFSFFMAVGNVLGYAAGSYTNLHKMFPFAMTKACDIYCANLKSCFFLSITLLIIVTVSSLWYVKDKQWSPAVNSGDEKTSSVPFLGEILGAFKVMQRPMWMLLIVTALNWIAWFPFLLFDTDWMGREVYGGDSGGDDRMVKLYNKGVHAGALGLMLQSIVLLFMSLGVEWTGRKVGGAKRLWGIVNFILAIGLAMTVLISKQAEEHRKTAGEFARPSSGVRAGALSLFAVLGIPLAITFSIPFALASIFSNSSGAGQGLSIGVLNLAIVIPQMIVSLGGGSFDALFGGGNLPVFVVGAIAAAISGVLALTVLPSPPPDAPALKSGAMGFH; this comes from the exons ATGGGAGCTTTTGAAACAGAAAAAACCGCAAAAGATGCGGCGGTTGTAGAGACGCAGTCACCAGAGGAAGATTTCGACCAGCCATCTCCCCTCCGTAAAATCATCTCCGTCGCTTCCATCGCAGCCGGTTTACAGTTCGGGTGGGCCCTACAGCTCTCTCTCCTAACTCCTTACGTTCAGCTTCTTGGTATCCGTCACAAATGGTCCTCTCTCATCTGGCTATGTGGTCCCGTGTCCGGCATGATTGTTCAACCAATCGTCGGTTACCACAGTGACAGATGCACCTCAAGATTCGGTCGCCGCCGTCCCTTTATCGCCGCCGGAGCCGCCCTGGTCGCCGTCGCCGTGTTCTTGATCGGATACGCCGCGGATATCGGCCATAAAATGGGAGACAAACTCGAGCAGAAAACCCCGAGGGTTCGAGCCATAGGGATCTTCGCTTTCGGGTTCTGGATCCTCGACGTCGCTAACAACACCCTCCAAGGACCTTGCCGTGCTTTCCTCGCCGACCTATCCGCCGGAGACGCTAAAAGAACGCGAGTCGCAAACGGGTTTTTCTCCTTCTTTATGGCGGTTGGAAACGTTTTGGGATACGCCGcag GTTCTTACACTAACCTCCACAAGATGTTCCCGTTCGCAATGACCAAAGCTTGTGATATCTACTGCGCGAATCTCAAGTCTTGTTTCTTCTTGTCCATCACACTCCTCATCATCGTCACCGTCTCGTCTCTCTGGTACGTTAAAGACAAACAATGGTCTCCGGCGGTAAACTCCGGAGACGAGAAGACATCGAGTGTTCCGTTTCTTGGAGAAATCCTTGGAGCTTTTAAAGTCATGCAACGTCCCATGTGGATGCTACTTATCGTCACGGCTCTAAACTGGATTGCATGGTTCCCGTTTCTTTTGTTTGATACTGATTGGATGGGTCGTGAAGTGTACGGTGGAGATTCAGGAGGAGACGATAGAATGGTGAAACTATACAACAAAGGAGTACACGCTGGTGCATTGGGATTGATGCTTCAATCGATAGTTCTTTTGTTTATGTCACTTGGTGTTGAGTGGACTGGTCGGAAAGTGGGAGGAGCTAAACGGCTTTGGGGGATTGTCAACTTTATCCTTGCCATAGGCTTGGCCATGACGGTTCTAATTTCGAAACAGGCGGAGGAACACCGGAAAACTGCCGGTGAGTTTGCCAGACCGTCGTCTGGAGTGAGAGCTGGAGCGTTGAGTCTCTTTGCTGTCCTTGGTATTCCATTAGCT ATTACTTTCAGTATTCCATTTGCACTAGCCTCCATATTTTCAAATAGCTCCGGCGCCGGCCAAG GACTTTCGATAGGAGTTTTAAATTTGGCAATTGTGATACCACAAATGATAGTATCACTTGGAGGAGGATCTTTTGACGCCCTCTTCGGTGGTGGAAACCTACCGGTATTTGTGGTCGGAGCAATCGCAGCGGCCATTAGTGGAGTATTAGCGTTAACCGTTTTACCTTCACCGCCACCAGATGCACCTGCCTTGAAGTCGGGAGCAATGGGCTTCCATTAG